Proteins encoded in a region of the Paucibacter sediminis genome:
- a CDS encoding M48 family metallopeptidase, producing MGPLKYLAGYPAHLVTQVQTLIASGRLGEYLGSRYAQGHEVQSDRALFDYTQSLKSRFLRNAEPVSKVAYDAKLKVLQHALGTHTRASRVQGSKLKSKREIRIASLFREAPAEFLKMIVVHELAHLKELDHNKAFYQLCSHMEPAYGQLEFDLRLYLTHRELPA from the coding sequence ATGGGCCCGCTGAAGTACCTGGCCGGCTATCCGGCCCATCTCGTCACCCAGGTGCAGACGCTGATAGCCAGCGGCCGCCTGGGCGAATACCTGGGCAGCCGCTATGCCCAGGGCCATGAGGTGCAGAGCGACCGCGCGCTGTTCGACTACACCCAGTCACTCAAGAGCCGCTTCCTGCGCAACGCCGAGCCCGTCAGCAAGGTCGCCTACGACGCCAAGCTCAAGGTGCTGCAGCATGCGCTGGGCACGCACACCCGGGCCTCGCGCGTGCAGGGCAGCAAGCTCAAGAGCAAGCGCGAGATCCGCATCGCCAGCCTGTTCCGCGAAGCGCCGGCCGAGTTCCTCAAGATGATCGTGGTGCACGAGCTCGCGCATCTGAAGGAGCTGGACCACAACAAGGCCTTCTACCAGCTGTGCTCGCACATGGAGCCCGCGTACGGGCAGCTGGAGTTCGATCTGCGCCTGTACCTGACGCATCGGGAGCTGCCGGCATGA
- a CDS encoding tRNA dihydrouridine synthase → MILLAPMEGLLDHMLRDVLTRVGGIDRCVSEFIRITDMLLPNRVFTRIVPELLAGGRTPAGVPVRAQLLGSDPVCMAENAARLAELGPEGIDLNFGCPAKCVNLHRGGAVLLDEPELIARIVAAVRRAVPAHVPVSAKMRLGYLDDSRTLECAHAMVGAGAAELVIHARTKADGYKPPAYWDRIAAVREAVDVPVVANGEVWTAADARACKAQSGCEALMLGRGMVADPGLALAIRSPDAAPLAWAQLLPLMQDFFAIVRTHIATRHQAGRLKQWLHYLRRRYPEAEEAYLRVRTINAPDELQVALFGAPALS, encoded by the coding sequence ATGATCTTGTTGGCACCGATGGAAGGGCTGCTCGACCACATGCTGCGCGACGTGCTGACGCGCGTGGGTGGCATCGACCGCTGCGTCTCCGAGTTCATCCGCATCACCGACATGCTGCTGCCGAACCGCGTCTTCACCCGCATCGTGCCCGAGCTGCTCGCCGGTGGCCGCACGCCCGCGGGCGTGCCGGTGCGCGCGCAACTGCTGGGCTCCGACCCCGTCTGCATGGCCGAGAATGCCGCGCGCCTGGCCGAGCTGGGCCCCGAGGGCATCGACCTGAACTTCGGCTGCCCGGCCAAATGCGTGAACCTGCACCGCGGTGGCGCGGTCTTGCTCGACGAGCCCGAGCTGATCGCGCGCATCGTCGCGGCGGTGCGGCGCGCCGTGCCGGCCCATGTGCCGGTCTCGGCCAAGATGCGGCTGGGCTATCTGGACGATTCGCGCACGCTGGAATGCGCCCATGCGATGGTGGGCGCCGGAGCGGCCGAGCTGGTGATCCATGCCCGCACCAAGGCCGATGGCTACAAGCCGCCCGCCTACTGGGATCGCATCGCCGCGGTGCGCGAGGCGGTGGATGTGCCGGTGGTGGCGAATGGCGAGGTCTGGACCGCCGCCGATGCTCGGGCCTGCAAGGCCCAATCCGGCTGCGAGGCCCTGATGCTGGGGCGCGGCATGGTGGCCGACCCGGGCCTGGCCCTGGCGATCCGCTCACCCGACGCCGCACCGCTGGCCTGGGCCCAGCTGCTGCCCCTGATGCAGGATTTCTTCGCCATCGTGCGCACCCATATCGCCACCCGCCACCAGGCCGGCCGGCTCAAGCAATGGCTGCACTATCTGCGCCGCCGTTATCCCGAGGCCGAGGAGGCCTATCTGCGCGTGCGCACCATCAATGCGCCCGACGAACTGCAAGTGGCGCTGTTCGGTGCGCCCGCCCTGTCATGA
- a CDS encoding translation initiation factor Sui1, which yields MKSKSSSGGLVYSTEAGRMCPACRQPIAACVCGKGKLAPLGDGKVRVSRETKGRAGKGVTLVRGLPLDEAALTALGKQLKAACGSGGTVKDGVIEIQGDHCDKVLQQLIAVGWPAKRSGG from the coding sequence ATGAAATCCAAGTCTTCGAGCGGTGGCCTGGTCTATTCCACCGAGGCTGGCCGCATGTGCCCGGCCTGCCGTCAGCCCATCGCCGCCTGTGTGTGCGGCAAGGGCAAGCTGGCGCCGCTGGGCGACGGCAAGGTGCGCGTCTCGCGCGAGACCAAGGGCCGCGCCGGCAAGGGCGTGACCCTGGTGAGGGGCCTGCCGCTGGACGAGGCGGCGCTCACCGCCCTGGGCAAGCAGCTCAAGGCCGCCTGCGGCAGCGGCGGCACGGTCAAGGACGGGGTCATCGAGATCCAGGGCGACCATTGCGACAAGGTGCTGCAGCAGCTGATCGCGGTGGGCTGGCCCGCCAAGCGATCCGGCGGCTAG
- the dbpA gene encoding ATP-dependent RNA helicase DbpA, whose product MHASPDKLAAPRAFAQLPLSAAMLANLAQLGYAEMTPIQAASLPPALQGRDLIAQAQTGSGKTAAFALALLSKLDSADKGLQALVLCPTRELADQVTQEIRRLARAEENVKVLTLCGGSPMRPQIESLQFGCHIAVGTPGRLLDHLERDTLDLSGLKTLVLDEADRMLDMGFFDDIAAVAKRAPKQRQTLLFSATYPEGIAKLAAQLLRDPLEVKLSAAATQSPAQIRQIAFEVTENQRLHAVAQLLQHYRPASTIAFCNTKQQCRDLVEVLQAQGFVAMALHGDLEQRDRDQVLIQFANRSCSVLVATDVAARGLDIAQLECVINVEVTPDAEVHVHRIGRTGRAGAEGLALSLVSMDEMGRIGRIEQLQGQVLPWQGLDTLTVAPGGPLLPPMDTLQILGGRKDKIRPGDVLGALTGEAGFTAAEIGKINVTDFHTYVAVARGIAREAVKRLSLGKLKGRKVKVRRLADLIAGEE is encoded by the coding sequence ATGCACGCCTCTCCCGACAAGCTCGCCGCTCCCCGCGCATTCGCCCAACTGCCGCTCTCGGCCGCCATGCTGGCCAATCTGGCCCAGCTGGGTTATGCCGAGATGACGCCGATCCAGGCCGCCAGCCTGCCGCCCGCGCTGCAAGGCCGCGACCTGATCGCCCAGGCCCAGACCGGCAGCGGCAAGACCGCCGCCTTCGCCCTGGCCCTGCTCAGCAAGCTGGACAGCGCCGACAAGGGCCTGCAGGCTCTGGTGCTGTGCCCCACGCGCGAGCTGGCCGACCAGGTGACGCAGGAGATCCGCCGCCTGGCGCGCGCCGAGGAGAACGTCAAGGTGCTGACGCTGTGCGGCGGCTCGCCGATGCGGCCGCAGATCGAGAGCCTGCAGTTCGGCTGCCACATCGCGGTGGGCACGCCCGGCCGCCTCCTGGACCATCTGGAGCGCGACACCCTGGACCTCAGCGGCCTCAAGACCCTGGTGCTCGATGAAGCCGACCGCATGCTGGACATGGGCTTCTTCGACGACATCGCGGCGGTGGCCAAGCGCGCGCCCAAGCAGCGCCAGACCCTGCTGTTCTCGGCCACCTACCCGGAAGGCATTGCCAAGCTGGCGGCCCAGCTGCTGCGCGATCCGCTGGAAGTGAAGCTGAGCGCCGCGGCCACGCAGTCGCCCGCGCAGATACGGCAGATCGCCTTCGAAGTCACGGAAAACCAGCGTCTGCATGCGGTGGCCCAGCTGCTGCAGCATTACCGCCCGGCCAGCACCATCGCCTTCTGCAATACCAAGCAGCAATGCCGCGATCTGGTGGAGGTGCTGCAGGCCCAGGGCTTTGTGGCGATGGCCCTGCATGGCGATCTCGAGCAGCGCGATCGCGACCAGGTGCTGATCCAGTTTGCCAACCGCAGCTGCTCGGTGCTGGTGGCCACCGATGTGGCGGCGCGCGGCCTGGACATCGCCCAGCTGGAATGCGTCATCAATGTGGAGGTGACGCCCGACGCCGAGGTGCATGTGCACCGCATCGGCCGCACCGGGCGCGCCGGCGCCGAGGGCCTGGCGCTGAGCCTGGTGAGCATGGACGAGATGGGCCGCATCGGCCGCATCGAGCAACTCCAGGGCCAGGTCTTGCCCTGGCAGGGCCTGGACACGCTCACGGTAGCGCCCGGCGGCCCGCTGCTGCCGCCCATGGACACCTTGCAGATCCTGGGTGGCCGCAAGGACAAGATCCGCCCCGGCGATGTGCTGGGCGCGCTCACCGGCGAGGCCGGCTTCACCGCGGCCGAGATCGGCAAGATCAACGTCACCGACTTCCACACCTATGTGGCGGTGGCGCGCGGCATTGCAAGAGAGGCGGTCAAGCGCCTCAGCCTGGGCAAGCTCAAGGGCCGCAAGGTCAAGGTGCGGCGCCTGGCAGACTTGATCGCCGGCGAGGAGTGA